One genomic segment of Desulforamulus reducens MI-1 includes these proteins:
- the cobU gene encoding bifunctional adenosylcobinamide kinase/adenosylcobinamide-phosphate guanylyltransferase — translation MKENKLILVLGGTRSGKSQYAEKIAKIQGQRVLYLATATVNDNEMKRRVRLHQERRPDAWDTREEPIKVTQVINELGDSYDVILLDCLTLWITNLLLENQNINEAHLAEKEKQILQEASELALVCSKTNATVIVVSNEVGLSIVPEYPLGRVFRDISGLANQIFAQRASEVYFVAAGLPLSLKGN, via the coding sequence TTGAAAGAGAACAAACTTATTTTGGTTTTGGGAGGAACCCGAAGCGGTAAAAGTCAGTATGCTGAAAAAATAGCTAAGATACAGGGACAAAGGGTTCTTTACCTGGCCACAGCAACCGTTAATGATAATGAAATGAAGAGGCGTGTAAGGTTACACCAGGAAAGAAGGCCCGATGCCTGGGACACCCGGGAGGAACCCATAAAGGTAACGCAGGTCATAAATGAATTGGGGGACAGTTATGATGTAATATTACTGGACTGTCTCACTCTTTGGATAACCAATCTTTTGTTAGAAAACCAGAATATTAATGAAGCCCATTTAGCTGAAAAAGAAAAACAAATTTTGCAGGAAGCCAGTGAGCTGGCGCTTGTTTGTTCAAAGACTAATGCAACAGTCATAGTTGTAAGCAATGAGGTAGGTTTGAGTATTGTGCCGGAGTATCCTTTGGGGCGGGTATTTAGGGATATAAGTGGCCTAGCCAATCAGATCTTTGCCCAAAGGGCCAGTGAGGTTTATTTTGTGGCTGCAGGACTACCCCTTTCATTAAAAGGTAATTAG
- a CDS encoding HDIG domain-containing metalloprotein, with protein sequence MLTRIRQFWFAIFSKMGSEDIQFVQSHLTLEEQSLFFQMDRPTQTHCLRVANTCLKLLGYNSGLDQKILIKAALLHDIGKPANLITTIDRVLIVLLGALTRKPIEDLLKVLKGRGRFSKVLSAHAMHPQKGAVMARNFGLPQEIINLIEKHHQPIQSADPSELAILKKADELN encoded by the coding sequence ATGTTAACTCGTATAAGACAATTCTGGTTCGCTATTTTTAGTAAAATGGGTTCAGAGGATATTCAGTTTGTGCAAAGTCATTTAACCTTAGAGGAACAATCTTTGTTTTTTCAAATGGATCGCCCCACACAAACCCACTGTTTAAGGGTAGCTAATACTTGCCTTAAATTGTTAGGCTATAACTCTGGTCTTGATCAAAAAATATTAATTAAAGCGGCTTTGCTCCATGATATTGGTAAGCCTGCTAATTTAATCACAACCATTGATCGGGTATTGATTGTACTGCTTGGTGCCTTGACAAGAAAACCTATTGAAGACCTTTTAAAAGTTTTAAAGGGTCGGGGGCGTTTTTCAAAAGTGCTATCGGCTCACGCTATGCATCCACAGAAGGGTGCAGTAATGGCTAGAAATTTTGGATTACCTCAGGAAATTATTAATTTAATAGAAAAACATCATCAACCGATACAGTCAGCCGATCCCTCTGAACTGGCCATCTTAAAAAAAGCCGATGAACTAAATTAG
- a CDS encoding LL-diaminopimelate aminotransferase yields MKLARRMEALVSGIFTELANARAEKENLGIKVIDLSIGSPDLPPAPHIIETLSKAVQKPTNYTYPIGGKYELHKALANWYKKRFNVDLDPVTEILTLMGSQDGLAHVAQAFINPGDIALVPDPGYPIYSASILLAEGQLYPMPLLEKNQYLPDLSNIPTDIAKKAKMMTINYPNNPVAASANEEFFKRVVAFAKEHNIVVCHDVAYAELAFDGFKPMSFLEVPGAKEVGIEFYSLSKTYNMAGCRIGFAVGNPDVLSALGRIKSNIDYGVFSAVQEAGIAALTGDQTCVAKTAATYQRRRDLLVEGFGELGWLMPKPQASMFIWAPLPAGFQSSMDFCLEFLDKTGVLMVPGNAFGELGQGYVRIALVQREEVLLEALERVRNNFTFAS; encoded by the coding sequence ATGAAATTGGCAAGAAGAATGGAAGCACTGGTTTCTGGAATATTCACAGAATTAGCCAATGCCAGAGCTGAAAAAGAAAATTTGGGAATTAAGGTGATTGATTTAAGTATAGGAAGTCCGGACCTTCCTCCGGCTCCTCATATCATCGAAACCCTTAGTAAGGCTGTACAAAAGCCAACGAATTATACGTATCCCATAGGCGGTAAATATGAGCTTCATAAAGCCTTGGCAAATTGGTATAAGAAGAGGTTTAATGTTGATTTGGACCCTGTCACCGAGATTTTGACACTAATGGGGTCTCAGGATGGATTAGCCCATGTGGCACAAGCTTTTATTAACCCTGGTGATATAGCCCTAGTACCTGACCCGGGATATCCCATCTATTCTGCATCCATCCTGCTGGCCGAAGGCCAGTTATATCCAATGCCTCTTCTGGAGAAGAATCAGTACCTGCCGGATCTTAGCAATATACCCACAGACATTGCTAAAAAAGCTAAAATGATGACAATTAATTATCCTAATAATCCAGTGGCAGCTTCAGCCAATGAAGAATTTTTTAAACGGGTTGTTGCTTTTGCTAAGGAACATAATATTGTGGTATGTCACGATGTTGCCTATGCTGAGTTAGCCTTTGATGGCTTTAAGCCTATGAGTTTTCTAGAAGTACCAGGTGCCAAGGAAGTTGGGATTGAATTTTACTCATTATCAAAAACCTATAACATGGCGGGTTGCCGTATTGGCTTTGCTGTAGGAAATCCAGATGTATTAAGTGCGCTAGGGCGGATTAAATCAAACATTGACTATGGTGTTTTTTCAGCAGTGCAAGAAGCTGGGATAGCGGCCTTAACAGGAGACCAGACCTGTGTAGCGAAAACTGCGGCAACTTATCAAAGACGACGGGATCTTCTTGTTGAGGGATTTGGCGAGTTGGGTTGGCTGATGCCTAAGCCCCAAGCCTCTATGTTTATCTGGGCACCACTACCCGCTGGTTTTCAATCTTCTATGGATTTTTGTCTGGAATTTTTAGATAAAACAGGTGTTTTAATGGTGCCAGGAAATGCTTTTGGAGAACTGGGTCAGGGTTATGTTCGAATTGCCTTGGTTCAAAGGGAAGAAGTGTTGTTGGAGGCTTTAGAAAGAGTTCGCAATAACTTTACCTTCGCTAGTTAA
- a CDS encoding PHP domain-containing protein — protein MYRKKTVIFMQYADLHIHTTASDGSDTPSEVVHKALEIGLRAIAISDHDTMDGVLEAERAAEKFNLEVISGVEVNTFFEGKEIHILGYLIDPCNEKFVAKLKELQGDRMTRIKKMVDKLNKLNIKIELERVLELSSGGSVGRPHIARALVERGYVLTLQEAFTNYLGVGKPAFVSREKLSPKEAIRLITRAKGVPVLAHPGLSKINTYLLDLVNEGLKGLEVWHKNHTPLMVEYYAEIAKKYNLVPTGGSDYHGSAHDTCNILGGAVAPFDSVQLLKNAHQKLF, from the coding sequence ATGTATAGAAAAAAGACGGTGATATTCATGCAGTATGCCGATTTACATATTCACACAACGGCTTCAGATGGTTCAGATACCCCTTCTGAGGTGGTTCATAAAGCCTTAGAAATTGGCCTTCGTGCCATTGCTATTTCGGATCACGATACAATGGATGGAGTTCTTGAAGCAGAGCGAGCCGCAGAAAAATTTAATCTGGAAGTAATTTCTGGAGTGGAAGTTAATACCTTTTTTGAGGGAAAAGAAATTCATATTTTAGGGTATTTAATCGATCCTTGTAATGAAAAATTCGTTGCGAAATTGAAAGAATTGCAAGGGGATCGAATGACTAGGATTAAAAAAATGGTTGACAAATTAAATAAACTTAATATAAAAATTGAATTAGAGCGTGTATTAGAATTGTCTTCTGGCGGATCCGTTGGGAGGCCGCATATTGCCCGAGCCTTAGTGGAGAGGGGATATGTATTAACTCTGCAGGAGGCCTTTACAAACTACCTAGGAGTGGGTAAACCAGCCTTTGTGTCCAGGGAAAAGCTTTCCCCTAAGGAGGCAATTCGTTTAATAACGAGGGCGAAGGGAGTTCCTGTTTTAGCTCACCCCGGGTTGTCTAAAATTAATACATATCTGTTAGATTTGGTTAATGAAGGATTAAAGGGATTAGAGGTATGGCATAAAAACCATACACCATTAATGGTTGAGTACTATGCCGAGATAGCAAAAAAATACAATTTAGTCCCTACTGGTGGATCAGATTACCATGGCTCTGCCCATGATACATGCAATATTTTGGGTGGTGCAGTGGCCCCATTTGATTCGGTGCAATTATTAAAAAATGCTCACCAGAAACTATTTTAA
- a CDS encoding dipeptidase: protein MMLIVDAHCDTLTVLTPQGRDLGTLSQRGHIDIPRLYRGGINVQFFAIFIGPDNYHDPAQYTKEILKLFNKEIQRNASSLLHARNYADIVHAYDSKKICAVLTIEGGEALKGKIEQLESYYTQGIRGLTLTWNGRNELGDGVGLGPEASGLTVFGRQVIQKMVELGMMIDVSHLSEAGFWDVISEIRAPITASHANSRFICDHPRNLTDQQIRVISESGGVIGVTYVPQFIDLSKPSIERLIEHIDHIYEVGGISCIGLGSDFDGIDATVEGLHDASIAVPNLENALIKKGYTTGEIEKIMGENWLRVFKEVCG from the coding sequence ATGATGCTGATTGTAGATGCCCATTGTGACACCTTGACTGTCCTCACCCCACAAGGAAGAGATTTAGGAACTCTTTCCCAACGGGGTCACATAGATATACCTAGGTTATATAGAGGTGGTATAAATGTTCAGTTTTTCGCCATTTTTATTGGACCTGATAATTACCATGACCCAGCGCAATACACGAAGGAAATTCTAAAGTTGTTTAATAAAGAAATCCAAAGGAATGCGTCTTCTTTATTGCATGCCCGCAATTACGCTGATATTGTACATGCTTATGATTCAAAAAAGATTTGTGCTGTCCTTACCATTGAGGGTGGAGAAGCATTAAAGGGGAAAATTGAGCAACTGGAAAGCTACTATACACAGGGGATTAGGGGCCTGACTTTAACCTGGAACGGTAGGAATGAATTAGGGGATGGAGTGGGTTTAGGCCCCGAGGCATCAGGATTAACCGTTTTTGGACGACAGGTGATTCAAAAAATGGTAGAATTGGGTATGATGATTGATGTATCCCATTTATCTGAAGCAGGGTTTTGGGATGTTATATCAGAGATACGGGCACCCATTACTGCTTCCCATGCCAACAGCAGATTTATCTGTGACCATCCCAGAAACTTAACCGATCAACAAATTCGAGTTATTTCCGAAAGCGGAGGAGTTATAGGGGTTACCTATGTGCCTCAGTTTATTGATCTAAGTAAACCGTCTATTGAACGGCTCATTGAGCATATTGACCATATCTATGAGGTGGGAGGAATCTCTTGTATCGGACTAGGCTCTGATTTTGACGGCATTGATGCGACTGTAGAGGGTCTACATGATGCAAGTATAGCAGTTCCTAATTTAGAAAATGCCCTTATAAAAAAGGGTTACACCACTGGTGAAATCGAAAAGATAATGGGTGAGAACTGGTTAAGGGTATTTAAAGAGGTATGCGGTTAA
- a CDS encoding stage V sporulation protein S, which yields MEVLKVSAKSNPNSVAGALAGVLRERGCAEMQAIGAGALNQAVKAIAIARGFVAPSGVDLICIPAFTDVVIDGDERTAIKLIVEPR from the coding sequence ATGGAAGTCTTAAAAGTTTCAGCAAAGTCCAATCCAAATTCTGTAGCCGGAGCACTGGCAGGTGTGCTCAGAGAACGTGGTTGTGCCGAAATGCAAGCAATCGGTGCTGGTGCATTAAATCAGGCAGTGAAAGCAATTGCAATTGCCAGAGGTTTTGTAGCCCCCAGTGGAGTCGATTTGATTTGCATCCCTGCTTTTACCGATGTAGTTATTGACGGAGATGAAAGAACAGCTATAAAGCTTATCGTGGAACCTCGCTAG
- a CDS encoding TIGR00282 family metallophosphoesterase, giving the protein MRVLMIGDIVGRPGRRAILDNLQALRKELNIDFVIANGENAAGGHGITKEIAKQLFATGVDVFTMGNHVWNKKEIIAYIEKERKIIRPANYPPGTPGAGYNIYETNSGHSIAVINISGRIFMQELDCPFRKIDKILEEINSKTNLIFVDFHAEATSEKVAMGWYLDGRVTALCGTHTHVQTADERILPKGSAYITDIGMTGPRDSVIGVSTNLVIEKFMTQMPRRFEVAETDYQLNAVVIDVNPDNGIATNIERIFHLE; this is encoded by the coding sequence TTGCGTGTTTTAATGATAGGAGATATCGTAGGCCGACCAGGTAGAAGGGCAATTTTAGATAACCTACAAGCACTGCGTAAAGAACTAAACATTGATTTTGTTATTGCCAATGGTGAAAATGCTGCGGGGGGCCACGGAATTACAAAAGAAATTGCAAAGCAGCTTTTTGCTACTGGGGTAGACGTTTTTACCATGGGTAACCATGTATGGAATAAAAAAGAAATTATAGCCTATATAGAGAAGGAAAGAAAAATTATTCGCCCTGCAAATTACCCTCCTGGTACACCAGGAGCAGGGTATAATATTTATGAAACCAATTCGGGTCATAGTATTGCAGTGATCAATATCTCTGGTAGAATTTTTATGCAGGAATTGGATTGCCCTTTTAGGAAAATCGATAAGATACTAGAAGAAATTAATAGTAAAACAAACCTTATTTTTGTAGACTTTCATGCAGAAGCAACATCAGAAAAAGTAGCTATGGGCTGGTATTTAGATGGCAGGGTTACTGCTCTTTGCGGTACCCATACCCATGTACAAACAGCAGATGAGCGGATATTACCTAAGGGAAGTGCTTATATCACGGATATTGGAATGACTGGCCCTAGGGATTCGGTAATTGGTGTCAGTACAAACCTTGTGATAGAAAAATTTATGACTCAAATGCCACGGAGGTTTGAAGTGGCAGAAACTGATTATCAATTAAATGCAGTGGTAATAGATGTCAACCCTGATAATGGGATTGCCACCAACATTGAAAGGATTTTTCATTTGGAATAG
- the rny gene encoding ribonuclease Y, giving the protein MEFQIILVVIISALVGLVIGFFIRKNIAEGKITSAEAQAKRILEEAEKNAEGKKREAIVMAKEEVLKLRNEMEREIRDRRNELQRLERRLLQKEETLDRKMDSMEKKEESLSRKEADIENTKAELTNVLNRQLAELERVSGLSSEEARQILLNDVEKELQHDMAVMIKDFENRAKEEADKKARDIISSAIQRCAADHVAEATVAVIPLPNDEMKGRIIGREGRNIRAFETLTGIDLIIDDTPEAVILSGFDPIRREVARLALERLISDGRIHPARIEEMVEKAQKDVEVQIREAGEQATFETGVHGLHPELVKLLGRLKFRTSYGQNVLKHSIEVCHLAGLMAAELGIDVKLAKRAGLLHDIGKAVDHEVEGPHVAIGVNLCQKYKESPEVIHAIAAHHGDEEPRTIEAVLVQAADAISAARPGARRETLESYIKRLQKLEEIAGTFEGVEKSFAIQAGREIRIMVKPDKIDDLAAIRLVRDIAKKIENELDYPGQIKVIIIRETRYVEYAK; this is encoded by the coding sequence GTGGAGTTTCAAATAATTTTAGTGGTTATTATTTCCGCTTTGGTTGGACTTGTAATTGGTTTTTTTATTCGAAAGAATATTGCCGAGGGTAAAATAACATCGGCTGAAGCCCAGGCTAAGAGAATTCTTGAAGAGGCTGAGAAGAATGCTGAGGGCAAAAAACGGGAAGCCATTGTTATGGCAAAGGAAGAAGTTCTAAAACTACGGAACGAAATGGAAAGAGAAATAAGGGACCGTAGAAATGAACTGCAACGGTTAGAAAGAAGGCTTCTGCAAAAAGAGGAGACTCTAGACAGGAAAATGGATTCCATGGAAAAGAAAGAGGAATCCTTAAGTCGCAAAGAAGCTGACATTGAAAATACCAAGGCTGAGCTTACTAATGTTTTAAATCGGCAGTTAGCTGAGTTGGAGCGAGTATCGGGGCTTTCATCGGAAGAGGCTCGCCAGATACTGTTAAATGATGTGGAGAAAGAGCTTCAACACGATATGGCTGTGATGATTAAAGACTTTGAAAACCGTGCTAAAGAAGAAGCGGATAAGAAGGCACGGGACATTATTTCGTCAGCTATTCAAAGATGTGCAGCAGACCATGTTGCAGAGGCCACTGTTGCTGTTATACCATTGCCAAATGACGAAATGAAGGGTCGTATAATCGGTAGGGAAGGTCGTAATATTCGGGCCTTTGAAACCCTAACAGGTATTGATTTAATTATTGATGATACGCCTGAGGCAGTTATCCTTTCAGGTTTTGATCCCATTCGTCGAGAAGTGGCAAGATTGGCACTTGAAAGGCTAATCTCCGATGGACGTATACACCCTGCCAGAATTGAAGAGATGGTTGAGAAGGCTCAGAAAGATGTAGAAGTACAGATACGTGAAGCAGGTGAACAGGCTACCTTTGAAACAGGTGTCCATGGCCTTCACCCTGAGCTGGTAAAACTACTTGGACGTCTGAAGTTTCGTACCAGTTATGGGCAGAATGTCTTAAAACATTCCATTGAGGTCTGTCACCTAGCAGGACTCATGGCAGCAGAACTGGGTATAGATGTTAAACTTGCGAAACGTGCTGGGTTATTGCACGACATTGGGAAAGCTGTTGACCATGAGGTGGAAGGACCTCACGTAGCTATCGGTGTAAACCTTTGTCAAAAATATAAGGAAAGTCCAGAAGTTATTCATGCCATCGCAGCACATCACGGAGATGAAGAGCCAAGAACCATAGAAGCTGTCTTGGTACAAGCTGCTGATGCAATATCAGCCGCACGCCCTGGTGCTAGAAGAGAGACTTTGGAATCCTATATTAAGCGATTGCAGAAATTGGAAGAAATTGCAGGCACCTTTGAAGGTGTTGAAAAATCCTTTGCTATTCAGGCAGGAAGAGAAATCCGAATTATGGTTAAACCAGATAAAATAGATGATCTGGCTGCTATTCGCCTAGTAAGGGATATTGCTAAAAAGATTGAAAATGAACTGGATTATCCCGGTCAAATTAAAGTTATTATTATTCGGGAAACCAGGTATGTTGAATATGCTAAATAA
- the recA gene encoding recombinase RecA: MSDKIKALEIALANIEKQFGKGSIMKLGDSTKLNIEAISSGALSLDIALGVGGLPRGRVVEIYGPESSGKTTVALHVIAEAQKQNGMAAFIDAEHALDPVYARNLGVDTENLLVSQPDTGEQALEICEALVRSGAVDVVVVDSVAALVPRAEIEGDMGDTHVGLQARLMSQALRKLTGIVSKSKTIVVFINQIREKVGVIYGSPEVTTGGRALKFYASVRMEVRKQENIKQGTDIVGSRTRVKIVKNKVAPPFKQAEFDIMYGTGISKEGSILDVATELKIVNKSGAWYSYGDERLGQGRENAKELFKERPELCQEIQNKVREKLSLSDSLPSVEGIPTDQSEEDLF, from the coding sequence ATGTCCGATAAAATAAAAGCCCTTGAAATAGCTCTGGCAAACATTGAAAAACAATTTGGTAAAGGCTCTATCATGAAATTAGGGGATTCAACCAAATTAAATATAGAAGCTATATCTAGTGGAGCGTTATCATTGGATATCGCTCTGGGGGTAGGTGGACTACCCAGAGGCCGTGTAGTAGAAATTTATGGCCCAGAGTCATCTGGTAAAACCACAGTGGCCCTTCATGTAATCGCAGAGGCCCAAAAACAAAACGGCATGGCAGCTTTTATTGATGCTGAACATGCCTTGGATCCGGTATATGCACGTAATTTGGGGGTTGATACGGAAAACTTACTGGTTTCCCAACCGGATACAGGTGAACAGGCATTGGAGATATGCGAAGCGTTGGTGCGCAGTGGCGCTGTGGATGTTGTGGTTGTAGACTCTGTGGCGGCCTTAGTTCCTCGGGCGGAAATTGAAGGGGACATGGGAGATACCCATGTAGGGCTTCAAGCAAGGTTAATGTCTCAGGCTTTAAGGAAATTGACTGGTATAGTAAGTAAATCAAAAACCATCGTTGTCTTTATTAACCAAATTCGTGAAAAGGTTGGCGTAATTTATGGATCGCCAGAGGTAACCACTGGCGGTCGGGCCTTAAAGTTTTATGCTTCTGTTCGAATGGAGGTTCGTAAACAAGAAAACATTAAGCAGGGTACAGATATTGTAGGTAGCCGCACTCGGGTGAAAATTGTTAAGAATAAAGTGGCACCTCCGTTTAAACAGGCAGAATTTGATATTATGTATGGTACAGGAATATCCAAGGAAGGTAGTATCCTAGATGTTGCCACCGAATTGAAAATTGTAAATAAGAGCGGGGCTTGGTATTCCTACGGAGATGAAAGATTAGGTCAGGGGCGCGAAAATGCAAAAGAGTTGTTTAAAGAACGCCCAGAATTATGTCAGGAGATTCAAAATAAGGTTCGAGAAAAGTTATCCCTTAGCGATTCTCTCCCCTCCGTAGAGGGGATACCCACAGATCAATCAGAGGAAGATCTATTTTAA
- a CDS encoding DEAD/DEAH box helicase, translated as MNHRKETKLFGNLELDRRIVDGLKEMGFEEPTPIQQLAVPQVLAGYDMIGQAQTGTGKTAAFSIPMIERLNPRKREVQTIIITPTRELAIQVAEEISKIGRFSRIKVLPIYGGQSIERQIRSLRLGVQVVVGTPGRLLDHLRRQTLKVDQVDMVILDEADEMLDMGFIEDIEEIIRHTPAERQTLLFSATMPQEIIRLAQQYMTDPKYVTVSKTNLTVPQIEQVFYEAPEKNKLEALCRILDISDISQGILFCRTKRGVDELVAGLQARGFAAAALHGDLSQQQRNTVMRQFRSSEVELLVATDVAARGLDIEGVSHVINYDIPQDPEFYVHRIGRTGRAGRSGVAITIISPREYRQLRQIENITKTHIKRQKLPSIADVVERQKESIKERLIQIINEGKLGYYRSVVDALVDEYDPMDIAAAALKLSMDLEPNSEDVNLNTVNFGNTGARPGMVRLFLTLGRKDRVTPPEIIKLVSDESGISGGQIGNINIYENFSFVEVPEDWANCVISCLHRQHFKGRRIFVEPARARK; from the coding sequence ATGAATCACAGAAAAGAGACAAAGCTTTTTGGAAATCTTGAATTGGATCGCAGAATTGTTGATGGTTTAAAGGAAATGGGATTTGAAGAACCAACTCCTATTCAGCAGCTGGCTGTGCCGCAGGTTTTGGCAGGTTATGATATGATTGGTCAAGCTCAGACTGGTACAGGTAAAACTGCAGCCTTTAGTATTCCCATGATTGAACGGTTGAATCCTAGAAAAAGAGAAGTTCAAACCATTATCATTACACCTACACGTGAACTGGCCATTCAAGTTGCAGAAGAGATTAGTAAGATTGGTCGTTTTAGCCGCATAAAGGTATTGCCCATATATGGTGGACAATCCATCGAGCGCCAAATTCGATCTCTACGACTAGGCGTACAAGTGGTTGTGGGTACTCCTGGACGATTGTTGGATCACCTTCGGCGTCAGACATTAAAGGTTGATCAGGTTGACATGGTGATACTAGATGAGGCAGATGAAATGCTGGATATGGGTTTCATCGAAGACATAGAGGAGATCATTAGACATACTCCGGCAGAAAGACAGACCTTGCTTTTTTCTGCCACTATGCCTCAGGAAATCATTAGGCTGGCTCAGCAATATATGACAGATCCCAAATATGTCACTGTTAGTAAAACCAATCTGACGGTACCTCAAATTGAACAGGTCTTTTATGAGGCACCGGAAAAAAATAAGTTAGAAGCGCTTTGCAGAATACTTGATATAAGTGATATTTCTCAGGGTATCCTTTTTTGCCGTACCAAACGAGGTGTTGATGAATTGGTTGCTGGCTTGCAAGCCAGAGGGTTTGCTGCTGCTGCCCTCCATGGGGACCTCAGCCAACAACAAAGAAATACTGTCATGAGACAGTTTCGTTCAAGTGAGGTTGAACTGTTGGTAGCCACCGATGTAGCAGCTAGGGGATTGGATATTGAGGGTGTTTCCCATGTAATCAACTATGATATTCCTCAGGATCCAGAGTTTTATGTCCACAGGATTGGTCGAACAGGTAGAGCCGGTAGATCAGGTGTTGCCATTACGATCATTAGCCCTCGAGAATACCGTCAACTACGCCAAATTGAAAACATAACTAAAACCCACATTAAGAGACAAAAACTACCCAGTATTGCCGATGTGGTAGAACGTCAAAAGGAAAGTATTAAGGAAAGATTGATTCAAATTATTAATGAAGGAAAATTAGGTTACTACCGTTCGGTTGTTGATGCACTAGTAGATGAGTATGATCCGATGGATATTGCCGCGGCAGCTCTCAAACTTTCCATGGATTTGGAACCTAACAGTGAGGATGTTAATCTTAACACTGTTAATTTCGGCAATACCGGTGCAAGGCCTGGTATGGTAAGGTTATTTCTTACACTTGGAAGAAAAGACCGGGTAACCCCGCCAGAGATTATTAAGCTAGTATCAGATGAATCTGGCATCTCAGGTGGTCAAATTGGTAACATTAACATATATGAAAATTTTAGTTTCGTTGAGGTTCCTGAAGATTGGGCCAACTGTGTAATCAGTTGCTTGCATAGGCAGCATTTTAAAGGCAGGAGAATATTTGTCGAACCTGCCCGTGCCAGAAAGTAA
- a CDS encoding competence/damage-inducible protein A produces MIKVQAEIIFTGTELLVGEVLNSHAQYLGRRLTEMGIEVIQHTTVGDYWGRMGLVLLQALERADLIFITGGLGPTIDDLTKETVAEVLELDMKLDEASLEAIREHFAKRGMEMPDNNTKQAYFPEGARVLPNTRGTAPGAIVEVDKKAIIILPGPPWEMETMFDNSVVSYLNSLPHRGTLCTSKTFRLTGIGESTVQELIDDLCGMGNPEISFLVNPGVVEVRVTGQGATLEQATGLVQNLSEQVRKRLFQYIFAEDDEKIEQVVGQMLIDAGLTIAVAESCTGGLIEARLSDIPGASRYLVGGVVAYTKQVKERILGVPADTLAQFGAVSRQTAIAMAEGVRRELGSSIGLAVTGVAGPTSSEGKPVGLVYIALSSPTGVCYREYRFPGERKAIRSGTVNAALKMAKHFLQGK; encoded by the coding sequence GTGATTAAAGTGCAAGCGGAAATTATTTTTACCGGTACAGAATTATTGGTTGGTGAAGTTTTAAATTCTCATGCCCAGTATTTAGGCAGACGCCTCACAGAAATGGGCATTGAGGTTATACAGCACACAACAGTTGGGGATTACTGGGGTCGCATGGGTTTAGTACTGCTGCAGGCTTTGGAACGGGCTGATCTCATATTCATTACAGGAGGCTTAGGACCTACCATTGATGACCTTACCAAAGAAACCGTGGCAGAAGTACTGGAACTGGATATGAAGTTGGACGAAGCCTCTCTGGAAGCTATTCGAGAGCATTTTGCCAAAAGAGGCATGGAAATGCCTGACAATAACACTAAACAGGCTTATTTCCCAGAAGGTGCTAGAGTTTTACCAAACACCAGAGGCACTGCTCCGGGAGCCATTGTTGAAGTTGATAAAAAGGCCATTATCATTTTACCAGGGCCACCATGGGAAATGGAGACCATGTTTGACAACTCTGTGGTATCCTATTTAAACAGCTTACCCCATCGAGGGACCCTTTGTACATCGAAAACATTTCGTTTAACTGGTATTGGAGAGAGTACTGTTCAAGAGTTAATAGATGACCTGTGTGGTATGGGAAACCCTGAAATCTCCTTTTTGGTAAACCCGGGTGTTGTTGAAGTTCGGGTAACCGGACAAGGTGCAACCCTTGAACAGGCCACAGGCCTAGTACAAAATCTATCTGAACAAGTCCGTAAACGATTATTTCAATATATTTTTGCCGAGGATGATGAAAAGATTGAGCAGGTGGTAGGTCAGATGCTCATTGATGCGGGGCTTACCATTGCAGTGGCAGAATCATGTACCGGTGGATTAATTGAAGCTCGTTTATCTGATATACCAGGGGCCTCCCGGTATCTGGTTGGTGGTGTTGTGGCCTACACAAAACAAGTTAAGGAAAGGATCCTTGGAGTTCCTGCTGACACCCTGGCGCAATTTGGAGCGGTTAGTCGCCAAACAGCTATAGCTATGGCTGAGGGTGTTCGCAGAGAGCTTGGAAGTAGTATTGGCCTGGCTGTCACAGGTGTTGCGGGCCCTACGTCCAGTGAGGGAAAGCCCGTGGGACTAGTTTATATTGCACTGTCCTCGCCAACTGGCGTTTGTTACAGAGAATATCGCTTTCCTGGGGAAAGAAAAGCCATCCGTAGTGGTACTGTTAATGCAGCGCTGAAGATGGCAAAGCACTTTTTGCAAGGAAAATAA